One segment of Yersinia kristensenii DNA contains the following:
- the gutM gene encoding transcriptional regulator GutM, with amino-acid sequence MAPTSALISIVIIAWVLQILLGWWQINRFNRAFDRLCQNSKSVGVGRSGGRFKPRVVMALAFDENMRVSDSMIMRGISVFARPRALPHLHGLHQQDLIPDVIFPTDTACQTALSLAIKPKS; translated from the coding sequence ATGGCTCCTACATCAGCACTAATCAGCATTGTTATCATCGCCTGGGTACTTCAGATATTGCTGGGATGGTGGCAAATCAACCGCTTTAACCGTGCTTTTGATCGGCTTTGCCAAAACAGTAAATCAGTCGGAGTCGGCCGTTCTGGCGGGCGTTTTAAACCGAGAGTGGTGATGGCACTGGCTTTTGATGAAAATATGCGCGTCAGTGACAGCATGATCATGCGCGGAATCAGTGTTTTTGCCCGCCCACGCGCATTACCGCACCTTCATGGATTACATCAGCAGGATTTAATCCCGGATGTGATCTTCCCTACGGATACAGCATGTCAAACTGCACTATCATTAGCGATTAAACCGAAATCATGA
- the srlD gene encoding sorbitol-6-phosphate dehydrogenase, with the protein MSQQVAVVIGGGQTLGAFLCHGLAEAGYKVAVADLNSDNAQLVADQINTEYGADSAQGFQVDATNESSVQMLAKAVDQRFHQANLLVYSAGIAKAAPITDFPLDDFDRSLQVNLVGYFLCAREFSRLMIRDGIAGRIIQINSKSGKVGSKHNSGYSAAKFGGVGLTQSLALDLADYGITVHSLMLGNLLKSPMFQSLLPQYAAKLGIKPEEVEKYYTDKVPLKRGCDYQDVLNTLLFYASDKAAYCTGQSINITGGQVMF; encoded by the coding sequence ATGTCACAACAAGTAGCAGTAGTAATTGGTGGTGGGCAAACTCTGGGGGCATTTTTGTGCCATGGCCTGGCCGAAGCGGGTTATAAAGTGGCGGTTGCTGATTTGAATTCAGATAACGCACAGCTGGTCGCCGATCAGATTAATACCGAATATGGTGCTGATAGCGCACAAGGTTTCCAGGTTGATGCAACCAATGAAAGCAGTGTACAGATGTTGGCAAAAGCGGTCGATCAGCGCTTCCATCAAGCAAACTTACTGGTTTACAGTGCCGGTATTGCCAAGGCCGCACCTATCACTGATTTCCCGCTAGATGATTTTGACCGCTCATTACAAGTGAACCTGGTGGGTTACTTCTTATGCGCACGTGAATTCTCCCGCCTAATGATCCGTGATGGTATTGCCGGACGCATCATCCAAATCAATTCTAAATCGGGTAAAGTGGGCAGCAAACACAACTCAGGTTACAGTGCAGCGAAATTTGGTGGTGTGGGTTTGACACAATCATTAGCACTGGATTTGGCGGATTACGGCATCACCGTCCATTCACTGATGTTAGGTAATTTGTTAAAATCGCCGATGTTCCAATCACTTTTACCGCAATACGCTGCAAAATTGGGCATTAAACCGGAAGAGGTTGAAAAATATTATACCGATAAAGTGCCACTAAAACGTGGCTGCGATTATCAAGATGTGCTTAATACCCTGTTGTTCTACGCCAGTGATAAAGCCGCGTATTGTACCGGCCAATCTATTAACATTACCGGCGGACAAGTGATGTTTTAA
- a CDS encoding GNAT family N-acetyltransferase gives MSIQIRQYQESDRPFLRTLYLASRRAAFSWLDGERFHLEDFDSAILDETILVAIDGDNHLGFASIFIAENFLHNLFVAPHIQQRGVGKALLLAAQNLFTGQGSLKCLTKNQQARVFYQKHGWVEIATGKSHDGDYILMHWHN, from the coding sequence ATGAGCATCCAGATTCGTCAGTATCAGGAAAGTGACCGGCCATTTTTGCGCACTTTGTATTTGGCATCACGTCGGGCAGCTTTTAGCTGGCTGGATGGGGAGCGTTTTCATCTGGAGGATTTTGATAGCGCCATCCTTGACGAGACCATTTTGGTCGCTATTGACGGCGATAATCATCTGGGTTTTGCTTCCATATTTATAGCGGAGAACTTCCTGCATAATCTATTTGTTGCCCCTCACATTCAGCAACGTGGGGTCGGTAAGGCTTTATTGCTGGCGGCACAAAATCTATTTACCGGCCAGGGTTCATTAAAGTGCCTGACAAAAAACCAGCAAGCACGGGTATTTTATCAAAAGCATGGTTGGGTGGAAATTGCTACGGGGAAAAGCCATGATGGCGACTATATTTTGATGCATTGGCATAATTAA
- the srlR gene encoding glucitol operon DNA-binding transcriptional repressor SrlR, whose translation MKPKQRQVAILEYLQQHGKTAVDQLAAHFSTTGTTIRKDLTSLENEGAVIRTYGGVVLNRDDVEQPIDRKTHINTEKKKQIAKAASKLIKDGDSLVFDAGSTVLQMVPHLTKFNNITVMTNSLHIVNELVELDNDQTILMPGGTYRKGSASFHGSLAESAFDNFSFDKLFIGADGVDIKAGVTTFNEVYHVSTAMCHAASRIILLVDSSKFGRKSPNVVCALSAVDTLITDKGISDEYLQELQKMGINIILVDKDD comes from the coding sequence ATGAAACCAAAGCAGCGACAAGTCGCTATCCTGGAATATCTCCAGCAACACGGTAAAACGGCAGTTGATCAACTTGCCGCCCATTTTTCGACCACTGGTACCACAATCCGCAAAGATTTAACCAGTCTCGAAAATGAAGGAGCCGTTATTCGCACCTACGGCGGGGTGGTATTAAATCGTGATGATGTTGAGCAACCCATCGACCGTAAAACTCATATTAATACCGAGAAGAAAAAGCAAATCGCCAAAGCGGCCAGCAAGTTAATCAAAGACGGCGATAGCCTGGTTTTTGATGCGGGCAGTACTGTGTTGCAAATGGTTCCCCATCTCACCAAATTTAACAATATTACGGTGATGACCAACAGTTTGCATATCGTCAATGAACTGGTTGAGCTGGATAACGATCAGACTATCTTGATGCCGGGCGGGACTTATCGTAAAGGTTCGGCTTCTTTTCATGGCAGCCTGGCAGAATCAGCCTTTGATAATTTCAGCTTTGACAAGCTCTTTATCGGCGCAGATGGCGTCGATATCAAAGCGGGTGTCACCACATTTAACGAAGTTTATCATGTCAGCACCGCTATGTGTCACGCCGCCAGTCGCATTATTCTGCTGGTCGACTCTTCCAAATTTGGCCGTAAAAGCCCCAATGTCGTTTGTGCGCTGAGTGCCGTCGATACCCTGATTACTGATAAAGGTATTAGTGACGAGTATTTGCAAGAACTACAAAAAATGGGCATTAACATCATTCTGGTTGATAAAGATGACTAA
- the thiD gene encoding bifunctional hydroxymethylpyrimidine kinase/phosphomethylpyrimidine kinase — protein sequence MKRINVLTIAGTDPSGGAGIQADLKTFSALQAYGTSVITALVAQNTRGVQSVYPIEPAFVAAQLDSVLSDVRIDSAKIGMLANAEIVDIVAMQLRRYPIPFVVLDTVMVAKSGDPLLAPEAVDAVRRLLLPQVALITPNLPEAAALLDCQPAHNEQEMCEQGRALLALGCQGVLMKGGHLSGQESPDWLFTAQGEQRFVTRRVNTRHTHGTGCTLSAALAALRPRHASWADTVRAAKDYLQGALEQADTLEVGQGIGPVHHFHPWW from the coding sequence ATGAAGCGAATCAATGTGTTAACTATTGCCGGAACTGACCCAAGCGGCGGTGCCGGTATCCAGGCTGATCTAAAAACCTTTTCTGCATTACAGGCCTACGGCACCAGTGTTATTACCGCTTTAGTGGCGCAAAATACCCGTGGTGTGCAGTCGGTCTATCCCATCGAACCGGCCTTTGTTGCTGCTCAATTAGATTCTGTTCTCAGTGATGTGCGTATCGATAGCGCTAAAATCGGCATGCTGGCAAATGCGGAAATTGTCGATATTGTTGCTATGCAACTGCGCCGTTATCCTATCCCATTTGTAGTGTTAGATACCGTAATGGTTGCCAAAAGCGGGGATCCGTTGCTCGCACCTGAGGCCGTTGATGCCGTGCGCCGCTTACTGCTCCCGCAAGTTGCTTTGATTACACCTAATTTGCCGGAAGCCGCAGCACTACTTGATTGTCAGCCCGCACATAATGAGCAAGAAATGTGTGAACAGGGACGAGCGCTGTTGGCTCTGGGCTGTCAGGGGGTATTGATGAAAGGCGGGCATCTGAGCGGCCAAGAAAGCCCTGATTGGTTATTTACCGCGCAGGGTGAGCAGCGCTTTGTGACGCGCCGGGTTAATACCCGACATACCCACGGCACCGGTTGCACCTTATCGGCAGCACTGGCGGCATTGCGCCCACGGCACGCGAGTTGGGCCGACACCGTGAGAGCAGCCAAAGACTATCTACAAGGGGCGCTGGAGCAGGCCGATACCCTCGAAGTGGGGCAGGGGATCGGGCCGGTGCACCATTTCCACCCATGGTGGTGA
- a CDS encoding inhibitor of vertebrate lysozyme family protein, which translates to MKGHKTLHCLVAAAILSASSWAFAQPAMNVTSAPSNSTPVQPEPDKLPPTTADLLQQPVYKNSWQKMVKSQKNLPAWARKGVGTSAPYEIINWEGQQYKVGRICKPHDCSYNFMWVAFSKDKKQVWQAWGMRVSVEDKPEAINTPSKFATYQWLGRPSERVQALLKKQLEQDPNWH; encoded by the coding sequence ATGAAAGGTCACAAAACCCTCCATTGTCTTGTTGCTGCGGCGATACTCAGTGCCAGCTCCTGGGCTTTCGCGCAGCCAGCGATGAATGTTACTTCGGCTCCATCAAATTCAACGCCTGTTCAGCCCGAGCCAGATAAACTCCCTCCTACCACAGCAGACTTACTGCAACAGCCGGTGTATAAAAATAGCTGGCAAAAAATGGTGAAGAGCCAGAAAAATTTGCCCGCATGGGCGCGTAAAGGGGTAGGGACATCCGCGCCGTATGAAATCATCAACTGGGAAGGGCAGCAGTATAAAGTGGGGCGAATTTGTAAACCTCATGATTGCAGTTATAACTTTATGTGGGTGGCTTTTAGCAAGGATAAAAAACAAGTTTGGCAGGCATGGGGAATGCGAGTGTCGGTAGAGGATAAGCCAGAAGCGATCAATACTCCGAGCAAGTTCGCCACTTATCAATGGCTTGGCCGCCCGAGTGAGAGGGTTCAGGCGCTGTTGAAAAAACAATTAGAGCAAGATCCTAACTGGCACTGA
- the srlB gene encoding PTS glucitol/sorbitol transporter subunit IIA — protein sequence MNTIYQTTITNIGDSAREALLDDMLITFREGAPKDIEEFCFIHQHSTTDGELQAGNIMELAEIRYVITAVGEVATQNLRELGHITIRFNGDEQPEFPGSIHVIGPTPTDISVGSSLKFIR from the coding sequence ATGAATACTATTTATCAGACAACCATTACCAATATCGGAGACAGCGCCCGTGAGGCGCTGCTGGATGACATGCTCATCACCTTCCGCGAAGGGGCACCTAAAGATATTGAAGAGTTCTGTTTTATCCACCAGCACAGCACCACTGATGGGGAATTACAGGCTGGCAACATTATGGAATTGGCAGAGATACGCTATGTCATCACCGCCGTGGGCGAAGTGGCGACGCAAAACCTGCGTGAACTGGGCCACATCACTATCCGATTTAATGGTGATGAGCAGCCAGAGTTCCCAGGTTCCATTCATGTGATTGGCCCGACACCGACTGATATTTCCGTCGGTAGTTCATTGAAATTTATTCGTTAA
- the gutQ gene encoding arabinose-5-phosphate isomerase GutQ, translating to MTNSLLTYARETLEIELTEAQRLLSRLDDNFVRACELLLACTGKAVVSGIGKSGHIGKKIAASLASTGTPAFFVHPAEALHGDLGMIGPQDVLIFISYSGRAKELDLILPLLADSHIPVIAITGGLESPLALAAACVLDISVEHEACPMGLAPTSSAVNTLMMGDALAMALMRHRGFNAEDFARSHPGGSLGARLLNRVHHLMRTGDRLPVVNESDSVMEAMLELSRTGLGLVAVCDPNQRVVGVFTDGDLRRWLVKGGTLQQPLGGAITRPGYRLPEQWRAGEALEALHQHHISAAPVVNLDGKLVGAINLHDLHQAGVG from the coding sequence ATGACTAACTCATTGCTTACCTATGCCCGTGAAACACTGGAAATTGAGCTGACAGAAGCCCAGCGCCTATTATCACGTTTGGATGATAATTTTGTTCGTGCGTGTGAGTTATTGTTGGCCTGTACCGGTAAAGCGGTGGTTTCTGGCATTGGCAAATCCGGCCATATTGGCAAAAAAATTGCCGCCTCACTGGCCAGCACCGGCACCCCGGCCTTTTTCGTGCACCCTGCCGAGGCATTGCACGGTGATTTGGGTATGATTGGCCCGCAAGATGTGCTGATTTTTATCTCTTATTCGGGTCGTGCCAAAGAACTGGATCTGATCCTGCCCTTGCTGGCCGACAGCCATATTCCAGTGATTGCGATTACCGGCGGTTTAGAGTCGCCATTAGCGTTGGCAGCAGCTTGCGTGCTGGATATCAGTGTTGAGCATGAAGCTTGCCCGATGGGGCTAGCGCCAACATCCAGCGCCGTCAATACCCTGATGATGGGCGACGCGCTGGCAATGGCATTAATGCGCCATCGCGGTTTCAACGCAGAAGACTTTGCACGCTCACACCCCGGTGGCAGTTTGGGTGCGCGATTGCTCAACCGAGTTCATCATTTAATGAGAACCGGTGACCGTTTGCCGGTAGTGAATGAATCCGATAGCGTGATGGAAGCCATGCTGGAATTAAGCCGCACCGGATTAGGGCTGGTGGCAGTGTGTGATCCGAACCAACGGGTGGTCGGGGTATTCACTGATGGTGATTTACGCCGCTGGTTGGTTAAAGGCGGCACTTTACAACAGCCGCTCGGCGGCGCGATCACTCGCCCAGGTTACCGCTTGCCAGAACAATGGCGGGCAGGAGAAGCATTGGAAGCACTGCATCAGCATCATATCAGTGCGGCACCGGTGGTTAACCTTGATGGGAAATTGGTCGGCGCGATCAATCTGCATGACTTGCACCAGGCGGGCGTCGGTTGA
- a CDS encoding cytochrome c, with product MKKQTLGHSVKFLFIALGLAATGYANADANLIARGEYLTQAADCVACHTTKDGKPFAGGLAFKTPMGTLYSPNITPDKETGIGSWTDEEFLRALHEGKGKNGENLYPAFPYTSYTLLTDDDVKAIKAYLFSLPAVHQPNRENDMPFPFNQRWGLWFWNLVNFEGQRFQPDASKDAQWNQGAYFVEALGHCGECHTPRNITMGMKDSKAYSGADIDGWTAFNITSDPHAGIGGWSQQQVVQYLRSGHVDGKAQAAGPMAEVIENSTRHLTDSDLNAMAVYLRTLKPLNPNDETKSRSDWGQSATSVNTLRGVPFTANNNTDGARLYLGNCASCHSFTGEGVKDGYYPSLMKNSAVGASTPNNMINVILHGVSRKTNDGEVFMPGFANTLTDEQVVSLSNYLLQQFGQPTLNIKADDVKALRGE from the coding sequence ATGAAAAAGCAAACCCTGGGTCACTCAGTGAAATTCTTGTTTATAGCATTAGGATTAGCTGCAACCGGATATGCCAATGCGGACGCTAACCTGATTGCGCGTGGTGAGTATCTGACCCAAGCTGCGGACTGTGTGGCGTGCCACACCACCAAAGATGGCAAACCCTTTGCCGGTGGATTAGCCTTTAAAACCCCGATGGGCACCTTATATTCGCCGAATATTACCCCCGATAAAGAAACTGGAATTGGCAGTTGGACGGATGAAGAGTTTTTGCGCGCATTGCATGAAGGGAAAGGTAAAAACGGCGAGAATCTTTATCCTGCTTTCCCTTATACCTCATATACCTTGCTGACCGATGACGATGTCAAAGCCATCAAAGCTTATTTATTCAGTTTACCGGCGGTGCATCAGCCAAACCGCGAAAATGACATGCCATTCCCATTCAATCAGCGCTGGGGGTTGTGGTTCTGGAATTTGGTGAACTTTGAGGGGCAGCGCTTCCAGCCTGATGCGAGCAAAGATGCACAATGGAATCAGGGCGCATATTTTGTTGAGGCGCTGGGGCATTGTGGTGAATGTCATACTCCGCGTAATATCACCATGGGAATGAAAGACAGTAAAGCTTATTCCGGTGCGGATATTGATGGCTGGACGGCATTCAATATTACCTCAGACCCACATGCTGGGATTGGGGGCTGGAGTCAGCAGCAGGTGGTGCAATATCTGCGCAGTGGCCATGTCGATGGTAAAGCGCAAGCCGCTGGGCCGATGGCGGAAGTGATTGAAAACAGCACCCGGCATTTGACTGACAGTGATCTGAATGCAATGGCAGTTTATTTGCGCACCCTGAAGCCATTGAATCCAAATGACGAAACTAAGAGCCGTTCGGATTGGGGGCAGTCGGCGACCAGTGTTAATACATTACGTGGCGTACCTTTCACGGCGAATAATAACACTGACGGCGCGCGCTTGTATTTGGGAAACTGTGCCAGTTGCCACAGCTTTACCGGTGAGGGCGTAAAAGACGGTTATTATCCATCATTGATGAAAAATTCGGCGGTGGGTGCTTCCACACCTAATAATATGATTAACGTGATATTGCATGGCGTATCGCGCAAAACTAATGACGGCGAAGTCTTTATGCCCGGTTTTGCCAACACATTAACGGATGAGCAGGTTGTCAGTTTGAGCAATTATCTATTGCAACAGTTTGGCCAACCCACTCTGAATATCAAAGCCGATGATGTTAAAGCATTACGCGGAGAATAG